The Macrobrachium nipponense isolate FS-2020 chromosome 1, ASM1510439v2, whole genome shotgun sequence genome includes a window with the following:
- the LOC135219046 gene encoding uncharacterized protein LOC135219046, with protein sequence MSGATTKACAEALLASWISRFGVPDDIMTDHGPVFLSELWTALARLMGTSLHATTAYDLAANGMVERVHRSLKASLMARCTGEDWKSQLPWVLLGLRTAPQANGEASPAEKLYREPLAVPGEFFPTNADETNLSITRLRESTEKFMPCIKTFSEGPIILQTHLHQ encoded by the coding sequence ATGTCGGGGGCAACCACCAAAGCGTGCGCCGAGGCCCTTCttgccagctggatcagtcgattcggagtgccggATGATATCATGACGGACCACGGAcctgttttcctgtcggagttgtggaccgcCCTGGCCCGCCTGATGGGGACATCGCTACACGCCACCACTGCCTACGACCTGgcggctaacggcatggtggaaagggtcCACCGATCTCTCAAGGCTTCCCTAATGGCACGCTGCACCGGCGAGGactggaagagccaactaccgtgggtcctcctcggcctccgGACCGCCCCTCAGGCGAACGGTGAAGCATCACCTGCGGAGAAGTTATACAGggaaccattggcagtcccaggcGAGTTCTTCCCAACCAACGCTGATGAAACAAACCTCTCCATCACCAGACTTCGGGAATCCACCGAAAAATTCATGCCCTGCATCAAGACCTTctccgaaggccctatcatcctGCAAACACATCTTCATCAGTGA